One segment of Nyctibius grandis isolate bNycGra1 chromosome 11, bNycGra1.pri, whole genome shotgun sequence DNA contains the following:
- the LOC137668428 gene encoding olfactory receptor 10C1-like → MKVIFFILFLCIYIITVLGNLIILLVINMDPVLHTPMYFFLRNLSFLEICYISVTLPRVLVNLLSSDTSISFAGCAAQMYFFLFFGATECCLLAAMAYDRYRAICNPLHYMDIMNKKVCMQLAASSWICGNLVALGHTTFIFSLPFCGSNVINHFFCEIQPVLMLVCGDTYWNELQIILAAAFVILMPFLLILVSYGLIISSILNIRSAKGRYKAFSTCFSHLTVVTLFYGTAVFIYIRPKSSYSLDVDKVLSLFYSVVTPILNPVIYSLRNREVKSALFKMRMKLFHPNS, encoded by the coding sequence ATGAAAGTCATCTTCTTCATCCTATTTCTATGTATTTACATCATCACGGTGCTGGGAAACCTCATCATTCTTCTTGTAATTAACATGGACCCTGtcctccacacccccatgtacttcttcctcagGAACTTGTCATTTCTGGAGATCTGCTACATCTCTGTCACCCTGCCCAGAGTGCTGGTCAATCTTCTCTCAAGTGATACGTCCATATCTTTTGCAGGTTGTGCTGCACagatgtatttctttctgttctttggaGCGACTGAGTGCTGCCTCTTAGCTGCTATGGCATACGACCGCTACCGAGCCATATGCAACCCTCTGCATTACATGGATATCATGAATAAGAAGGTATGCATGCAGCTGGCTGCTTCCTCATGGATATGTGGCAACCTTGTGGCCCTTGGGCACACTACATTTATCTTCTCTTTGCCCTTCTGTGGCTCCAATGTGATCAACCATTTCTTCTGTGAGATCCAGCCAGTGCTGATGCTGGTGTGTGGGGACACTTACTGGAATGAGCTACAGATCAttcttgctgctgcctttgtaaTCCTCATGCCTTTTCTGCTCATTTTGGTGTCCTATGGCCTCATAATTTCCTCCATCCTCAACATCAGGTCTGCTAAAGGAAGGTATAAAGCATTCTCCACTTGCTTCTCACATCTCACTGTAGTGACATTATTTTATGGGACAGCTGTGTTCATCTATATACGACCCAAATCCAGCTATTCCCTGGATGTGGATAAGGTGCTCTCTCTGTTCTATTCTGTGGTGACCCCTATATTGAACCCTGTTATCTACAGCCTCAGGAACAGGGAGGTGAAAAGTGCtctctttaaaatgagaatgaaGCTATTTCACCCCAACTCCTAG